Part of the Pseudomonas abietaniphila genome is shown below.
GCAGCGTCAGTTGCCCGCACACCTCTTCACTGCTGTACCCCAGCATCCGTTCGGCGCCGATATTGAAGGTAGTGATCACCCCGTCCAGATCGGTGGCGATGATCGCCACTTGTGTCGCGGCGTCCAGCACATTGCGCAGCTGTCCGTGGGCGCTGCGCAGTTGCTGCTCGCGCTGACGCAACTGCCCGGTGCGCTGCTCCACCAGACGCAAGGCGCGCTGACGCTGGCTGATCAAGGCGTACAGCAAGGCACTGAGCATGAAACTGAGCAGCGCGCCGAGAACCACCACGCTGTCATTCCCGGACGGGTTGGCGGTGATGAACACCGTGGTCGGCCGGACTTGCAGGCGATAGCTGCGCCCAGCGAAATCCAGCGTTTTGGTGAGTTTCAGATCACTGATCGCTGGCTTGGTCGCCGATTCATACAACAGCGCCGGCGCCTGCGCCGACGTGAGGTCTTCCAGGCCAACCGCCAGATTGTCCTGGTCAGTGGGGGGCAATGCTTCGGTCATCATCTGGCGCAGGCTGATCACCGCCAGCAAGAATCCCTGCAAGGGCTCTGCCTCGGCTCCCGTGACATGAGAACGGGCCACCACGGGCGCAACCAACAGCACACCCTCGCGATTCTCCGTTTCCAGCCCCATCAGGTCCATCCGGGGCGAAGCCGCCATTTCACCAGACTGCAGCGCGCGCTCAAGCGTTGCCCGTCGTACGCTTTCGGAGTTCACGTCGAAGCCCAATGGCAAGGCCGAGGTGCCGAGGCTCCGGGCATACCGGACCGGGAAGTAATACGGCCGTGTGCCGGCCACCTTGAGCGCTTGATCGTCGCCGAGCTCTCGCACGGAATAATCCGTCAGACCAGCTTCGCGCGCGCGACGTTCATACGATGGTCGATCAGCATCAGCCACTTTCGGCGCCCACGCATAAACCTGGGTGTACACGAGCAGAGGATGAGTGAATCCGTTGAATTCGTCTTCCGACACCTCGTCGGAATACACGAAGAAGCGACGCAGACTGTCCACGCGTCGAACCTGTCCTTCGAGGCGGTCCTCAATTCGGCTGATACGCTCCGCGGCCAACAGTTCGAACCGCTGATACAACTGACGCTGATACGACTCGACATTGGCCCAAGCCAAAAAGGCTGTCAGCACGGCGCCCGCAGAAAACACGAGCGTACCCACAACCCATGAGGAGCTGTCTTCGTTGATGAGGCCAAGGATTTTGGCGCTTGCCTTGTTTGACGACATACGCAGAACTCATGACGCCACAGTGTTGCCGCGACACGTGGCCAGAATTCACTTATAGCTATTCGCCATT
Proteins encoded:
- a CDS encoding diguanylate cyclase, whose protein sequence is MSSNKASAKILGLINEDSSSWVVGTLVFSAGAVLTAFLAWANVESYQRQLYQRFELLAAERISRIEDRLEGQVRRVDSLRRFFVYSDEVSEDEFNGFTHPLLVYTQVYAWAPKVADADRPSYERRAREAGLTDYSVRELGDDQALKVAGTRPYYFPVRYARSLGTSALPLGFDVNSESVRRATLERALQSGEMAASPRMDLMGLETENREGVLLVAPVVARSHVTGAEAEPLQGFLLAVISLRQMMTEALPPTDQDNLAVGLEDLTSAQAPALLYESATKPAISDLKLTKTLDFAGRSYRLQVRPTTVFITANPSGNDSVVVLGALLSFMLSALLYALISQRQRALRLVEQRTGQLRQREQQLRSAHGQLRNVLDAATQVAIIATDLDGVITTFNIGAERMLGYSSEEVCGQLTLRQLHLSSELAEHVCELSQRYGRSIKTGEAMLVESVEEHGHQAHDWTLVRQDASHLRVNMQVSPVLDEHDQWIGYLAVCLDITERKRVEEELRTMSVTDALTGVYNRRYFQERLQAELLRVERHGGIFAVVMLDIDHFKCINDQLGHAVGDHVLQAICRRLCHRLRRSDVFCRLGGEEFMVLCPDTDGNQAFALASELWAALRAEPVDGVGRVTASFGIASWRKGEGGDALLLRADSGVYAAKMGGRDRIEPELL